A part of Agromyces protaetiae genomic DNA contains:
- a CDS encoding VOC family protein, with the protein MGIYVTVPVADVERSTRFFTAIGWNVDERFTSEHGTGFVIDDGQYLMIAEREFFKGMIRSDKTLGDPAKVALTSLAFDLPSREAVDELVARAEAAGAKLDPADDYGFMYQRGFDDPDGNHFEPFWADPDAASAD; encoded by the coding sequence GTGGGCATCTACGTGACTGTGCCGGTGGCCGATGTCGAACGCTCGACGCGGTTCTTCACGGCGATCGGCTGGAACGTCGACGAGCGTTTCACAAGCGAACACGGCACCGGCTTCGTCATCGACGACGGCCAGTACCTCATGATCGCCGAGCGCGAGTTCTTCAAGGGGATGATCCGGAGCGACAAGACGCTCGGCGATCCGGCGAAGGTCGCGCTCACCTCGCTCGCGTTCGACCTGCCGAGCCGCGAGGCCGTCGACGAGCTCGTCGCCCGCGCGGAGGCCGCCGGGGCGAAGCTCGACCCGGCCGACGACTACGGCTTCATGTACCAGCGCGGCTTCGACGACCCCGACGGCAACCACTTCGAGCCGTTCTGGGCCGACCCCGACGCGGCGTCGGCCGACTGA
- a CDS encoding dihydrofolate reductase family protein, with the protein MGRLIVSGSITLDGYFADRDGSIDWGMPDEALHQFISDRLDGIGTYLFGRRLYEVMSVWDDLDVSDSPAMAEFQRYWLDADKVVYSSTLAPEEVSTVRTRLERTFDADAVRAFVEASDRDVEVGGPTLAAAAFRAGIVDDVEVYVWPVIVGGGLPLFPDDVRLDLELVDERRFDNGVVFLAYRVRR; encoded by the coding sequence ATGGGCCGCCTCATCGTCTCGGGGTCGATCACCCTCGACGGGTACTTCGCCGACCGCGACGGCTCGATCGACTGGGGGATGCCCGACGAGGCGCTGCACCAGTTCATCAGCGACCGGCTCGACGGCATCGGCACCTACCTCTTCGGCCGTCGGCTCTACGAGGTCATGAGCGTGTGGGACGACCTGGATGTCTCGGACTCGCCCGCGATGGCCGAGTTCCAGCGGTACTGGCTCGACGCCGACAAGGTCGTGTACTCGTCGACGCTCGCGCCCGAGGAGGTGAGCACAGTGCGGACGCGCCTCGAGCGGACGTTCGACGCCGACGCCGTGCGGGCGTTCGTGGAGGCATCCGATCGCGACGTCGAGGTCGGCGGGCCCACGCTCGCTGCGGCGGCCTTCCGCGCCGGGATCGTCGACGACGTCGAGGTCTACGTGTGGCCCGTCATCGTGGGCGGCGGTCTGCCGCTCTTCCCCGACGACGTGCGGCTCGACCTCGAACTCGTCGACGAGCGCCGCTTCGACAACGGCGTCGTCTTCCTCGCGTACCGCGTGCGGCGCTGA
- a CDS encoding SDR family NAD(P)-dependent oxidoreductase, whose amino-acid sequence MGSQKVIVITGASDGIGAAAARELAKRGHHVVVVGRSPEKTAAVAREIGTDHFLADFTRLDDVRRLARDLDAAYPRIDVLANNAGRPFGDPAKTVDGFEQTFQVNHLAGFLLTTLLMDKLVASEASVIQTTTLHGGNVKTLDLDDLDFDRAGLEPIKAYNAVKLENVLFTKELDRRYRAQGLSSAAFYPGIIAGTAFGSETTSPLFKFLTGSKLAMRLFRAGTPADGADQLVWLAEGRPGVDWESGEFYVKRRAGTRLNPLATDAALAAGLWEKSEELLATAATR is encoded by the coding sequence ATGGGATCGCAGAAGGTCATCGTCATCACCGGCGCGAGCGACGGCATCGGCGCGGCCGCCGCACGCGAGCTCGCGAAGCGCGGGCACCACGTCGTGGTCGTCGGGCGCTCGCCCGAGAAGACCGCGGCCGTCGCCCGCGAGATCGGCACCGACCACTTCCTCGCCGACTTCACGCGGCTCGACGATGTGCGCAGGCTCGCACGCGACCTCGACGCCGCCTACCCGCGCATCGACGTCCTCGCCAACAACGCCGGCCGACCTTTCGGCGATCCTGCCAAGACCGTCGACGGCTTCGAGCAGACCTTCCAGGTCAACCACCTCGCGGGCTTCCTGCTCACGACCCTGCTGATGGACAAGCTCGTCGCGTCCGAGGCATCCGTCATTCAGACCACGACCCTGCACGGAGGCAACGTCAAGACGCTCGACCTCGACGACCTCGACTTCGACCGCGCCGGGCTCGAGCCCATCAAGGCGTACAACGCCGTCAAGCTCGAGAACGTGCTCTTCACGAAGGAGCTCGACCGTCGCTACCGTGCCCAGGGCCTGTCGTCGGCGGCCTTCTACCCGGGCATCATCGCGGGCACGGCGTTCGGGTCCGAGACGACGAGCCCGCTGTTCAAGTTCCTCACCGGCAGCAAGCTCGCAATGCGACTCTTCCGCGCGGGCACGCCCGCCGACGGCGCCGACCAGCTCGTCTGGCTCGCCGAGGGGCGGCCCGGCGTCGACTGGGAGTCGGGCGAGTTCTACGTGAAGCGTCGGGCGGGCACGCGCCTCAACCCGCTCGCGACCGACGCCGCCCTCGCGGCGGGGCTCTGGGAGAAGTCGGAAGAGCTGCTGGCGACCGCCGCGACGCGGTGA
- a CDS encoding glycine C-acetyltransferase, which produces MYGSVKEQLRGELDEIEAAGLTKRERGIKGPQSALVDVGGQEVLNFCANNYLGLANDPRIVAAAHRGLDEWGYGLASVRFICGTQEQHLELERRVSEFLGYDDTILFSSCFDANGGVFETLFGPDDAIISDELNHASIIDGIRLSKARRYRYKNRDLADLEAQLIAASDARRRVIVTDGVFSMDGYIAPLAEICDLADGYDALVFVDDSHAVGFVGANGRGTPELCGVEGRVDITTGTFGKALGGASGGYVAARQEIVDLLRQHARPYLFSNTLAPAIVAGTLEALSLLASSGDLRERLNANAALFRELMDAAGFDLLPGEHAIVPVMFGDAVVTARVAEELQKRGVYVTAFSFPVVPRGAARIRVQLSAAHTEEEIRRCVDAFTEARAAV; this is translated from the coding sequence GTGTACGGATCGGTCAAGGAGCAGCTTCGCGGCGAACTCGACGAGATCGAGGCTGCCGGGCTCACGAAGCGCGAGCGGGGCATCAAGGGCCCGCAGTCGGCTCTCGTCGACGTCGGCGGGCAAGAAGTGCTGAACTTCTGCGCCAACAACTACCTCGGGCTCGCGAACGACCCGCGCATCGTCGCCGCCGCGCACCGGGGCCTCGACGAGTGGGGCTACGGCCTGGCGAGCGTGCGGTTCATCTGCGGCACGCAGGAGCAGCACCTCGAACTCGAGCGCCGGGTCTCCGAGTTCTTGGGGTACGACGACACGATCCTCTTCTCGTCGTGCTTCGACGCGAACGGCGGCGTCTTCGAGACCCTCTTCGGGCCCGATGACGCGATCATCTCCGACGAGCTCAACCACGCCTCGATCATCGACGGCATCCGGCTCTCGAAGGCGCGGCGGTACCGGTACAAGAACCGCGACCTGGCCGACCTCGAGGCGCAGCTCATCGCGGCGTCCGACGCGCGCCGCCGCGTCATCGTGACCGACGGCGTCTTCTCGATGGACGGCTACATCGCCCCCCTCGCCGAGATCTGCGACCTCGCCGACGGCTACGACGCGCTCGTCTTCGTGGATGACTCGCACGCCGTCGGCTTCGTCGGGGCGAACGGGCGCGGCACGCCCGAGCTGTGCGGCGTCGAGGGCCGCGTCGATATCACGACGGGCACGTTCGGCAAGGCGCTCGGCGGGGCATCCGGAGGCTATGTCGCCGCCCGTCAAGAGATCGTCGACCTCCTGCGTCAACACGCCCGGCCGTACCTCTTCTCGAATACGCTCGCGCCCGCGATCGTCGCCGGGACGCTCGAGGCGCTGTCGCTCCTCGCGTCGTCGGGAGACCTGCGTGAGCGGCTGAACGCGAACGCGGCGCTCTTCAGAGAGCTCATGGATGCCGCAGGGTTCGACCTGCTCCCCGGGGAGCACGCGATCGTGCCCGTCATGTTCGGCGACGCCGTCGTCACCGCGCGAGTCGCCGAAGAGCTGCAGAAGCGCGGCGTCTACGTGACGGCGTTCTCGTTCCCCGTCGTGCCGCGGGGCGCCGCGCGCATCCGCGTGCAGCTGTCGGCGGCGCACACCGAAGAGGAGATCCGCCGCTGCGTCGACGCGTTCACCGAGGCCCGCGCGGCGGTCTGA
- a CDS encoding LacI family DNA-binding transcriptional regulator, producing MSTESAPRHPTLADVAAKAGVSASTASLAFSGSGPVSDATKERVLAAATELGYAGPDPRARSLRQGRSGIVGVVIEERVRAAFLDPVKIRMLDGIAEGIAPLRAGLLLLTDTGEADAPVSVESAPVDAVVLIGCSPRLADSVAALRRRGIPTVAIEGAPGDGIPEITIDNTAATRRGAEYLRELGHTKVGIVTLPLDAARTRGRVTAELEAQATSTTPIERLAGARAVFPDARAVAGRASSVEEGRAAAHVLLDVDSADRPTAIIAQSDLLAAGVIRAAEELGIAVPADLSVLGFDGITVDGLQHDLTTLDQPSVDKGRAAGDAVVRMLAGEEPESVAFTSTLHIGDTTARVRA from the coding sequence ATGTCCACCGAGTCCGCGCCGAGGCATCCCACCCTCGCCGACGTCGCCGCGAAAGCCGGCGTCTCGGCGTCGACCGCGTCGCTCGCGTTCAGCGGCTCCGGCCCGGTGTCGGATGCCACGAAAGAGCGTGTGCTCGCGGCCGCGACCGAGCTCGGCTACGCCGGACCCGACCCCCGCGCCCGGTCGCTCCGGCAGGGCCGCTCGGGCATCGTCGGCGTCGTCATCGAGGAGCGCGTGCGCGCGGCCTTCCTCGACCCCGTGAAGATCCGGATGCTCGACGGCATCGCCGAGGGCATCGCGCCCCTCCGCGCGGGCCTCCTGCTCCTCACCGACACGGGCGAGGCCGACGCCCCCGTCTCGGTCGAGAGCGCGCCCGTCGACGCCGTCGTGCTCATCGGCTGCAGCCCGCGGCTCGCCGACTCCGTCGCCGCGCTCCGCCGCCGGGGCATCCCGACCGTCGCGATCGAGGGCGCACCGGGCGACGGCATCCCCGAGATCACGATCGATAACACCGCCGCCACCCGTCGCGGCGCCGAGTACCTGCGCGAGCTCGGCCACACGAAGGTCGGCATCGTGACGCTGCCGCTCGACGCGGCGCGCACCCGCGGTCGGGTGACCGCCGAGCTCGAGGCACAGGCGACGAGCACCACGCCGATCGAGCGGCTCGCGGGCGCGCGGGCGGTGTTCCCCGACGCGCGCGCCGTAGCGGGCCGAGCGAGCTCGGTCGAAGAGGGCCGCGCGGCCGCACACGTGCTGCTCGACGTCGACTCCGCCGACCGCCCTACGGCGATCATCGCGCAGAGCGACCTGCTCGCCGCGGGCGTCATCCGCGCCGCTGAAGAGCTCGGCATCGCCGTGCCGGCAGACCTCAGCGTGCTCGGGTTCGACGGCATCACGGTCGACGGCCTGCAGCACGATCTCACGACGCTCGACCAGCCGTCGGTCGACAAGGGCCGTGCCGCGGGCGACGCCGTCGTGCGCATGCTCGCGGGCGAGGAGCCCGAGTCGGTCGCGTTCACGAGCACGCTGCACATCGGCGACACGACGGCGCGCGTGCGCGCGTAG
- the tdh gene encoding L-threonine 3-dehydrogenase — protein sequence MKALFKAAPGAGFEFTDRPEPVTRPADVKIRVLRTGICGTDLHIEAWDDWAAAEIATPLIPGHEFYGEVVEVGPLVHDVAVGDHVSGEGHVVCGMCRNCRAGRRQMCIRTQGVGLHRDGAFAEYIVIPGANVWVHHSPVDPEVGAVFDPFGNAVHTALAYSVVGEDVLVTGCGPIGLMSIAVARHVGARFVVATDVSPARLELARAMGADDVVDVSAERIVESQRRLGMREGFDVGFEMSGSAKALPEMIENMNHGGRIAMLGLPSEPYAIDWGKVVTHMLTLKGVYGREMFETWNSMSAMLQTSEELRGRVASVISERYPARDWSQAFDTARAAGVGKVILDWTEV from the coding sequence GTGAAGGCACTCTTCAAGGCCGCGCCTGGCGCGGGGTTCGAGTTCACCGACCGCCCAGAGCCCGTGACGCGCCCCGCCGATGTCAAGATCCGGGTGCTTCGCACCGGCATCTGCGGCACCGACCTCCACATCGAGGCGTGGGACGACTGGGCCGCCGCCGAGATCGCGACCCCCCTCATCCCCGGGCACGAGTTCTACGGCGAAGTCGTCGAGGTCGGCCCGCTCGTGCACGACGTCGCCGTCGGCGACCACGTGTCTGGCGAAGGCCACGTCGTGTGCGGCATGTGCCGCAACTGCCGTGCCGGCCGCCGCCAGATGTGCATCCGCACCCAGGGCGTCGGCCTCCACCGCGACGGCGCCTTCGCCGAGTACATCGTCATCCCCGGCGCGAACGTGTGGGTGCACCACTCACCCGTCGACCCCGAGGTCGGCGCCGTCTTCGACCCGTTCGGCAACGCCGTCCACACGGCCCTCGCGTACTCGGTCGTCGGCGAAGACGTGCTCGTCACGGGCTGCGGCCCCATCGGCCTCATGTCGATCGCGGTCGCCCGCCATGTGGGCGCGCGCTTCGTCGTCGCGACGGATGTCTCGCCCGCACGCCTCGAGCTGGCCCGCGCCATGGGCGCCGACGACGTCGTGGATGTCTCGGCCGAACGCATCGTCGAATCGCAGCGTCGGCTCGGCATGCGCGAGGGCTTCGACGTCGGCTTCGAGATGAGCGGATCGGCGAAGGCCCTCCCCGAGATGATCGAGAACATGAACCACGGCGGTCGCATCGCGATGCTCGGGCTGCCGAGCGAGCCGTACGCGATCGACTGGGGCAAGGTCGTCACCCACATGCTGACCCTCAAGGGCGTCTACGGCCGCGAGATGTTCGAGACCTGGAACTCGATGAGCGCGATGCTCCAGACGAGCGAGGAGCTGCGGGGGCGCGTGGCATCCGTCATCTCCGAGCGCTACCCTGCCCGTGACTGGAGCCAGGCGTTCGACACCGCCCGCGCGGCGGGCGTCGGCAAGGTCATCCTCGACTGGACGGAGGTCTGA
- a CDS encoding MATE family efflux transporter, translated as MGSSRRESPAPPRLGVIDIRATPSDSAADRRAVDRDILRLAVPALGALIAEPLFLLADTAMVGHLGAVPLAGLGLAAAILQTIIGLMVFLAYATTPAVARRLGAGDERGAVAAGIDGLWLALGIGIVLAVAGWFASPWLVGAFGATEDVSAEASTYLSISMAGLPAMLLVFAATGLLRGLQDTRTPLWVAGIGFGVNIVLNCVFIYVAGWGLAGSATGTVIAQWGMVAVYLAVVWRHAARAGASPWPHHAGVLRGAASGGWLFLRTASLRVALLVATWSATALGPDELAAYQIVISLYFTLGFALDALAIAAQALVGRGLGAEDVSHVRAVLKRCLQWGLIAGAVAGVVVIALAWVLPALFTSSETVRAMLPPSLVVLGLSAPLGGVVFVLDGVLIGAGDARYLAWTGLVNLAVYIPLALGVVQWANGAGHEASVALALMTAAFVIGYLAARCVTLALRARGAKWMVTGAP; from the coding sequence ATGGGCTCGTCCCGACGGGAGTCACCGGCCCCGCCTAGGCTCGGAGTCATCGACATCAGAGCCACGCCCTCCGACTCCGCCGCCGACCGGCGCGCGGTCGATCGCGACATCCTGCGGCTCGCCGTGCCCGCGCTCGGCGCGCTCATCGCCGAGCCGCTCTTCCTGCTCGCCGACACGGCGATGGTGGGGCACCTGGGCGCGGTGCCGCTCGCGGGGCTCGGGCTCGCGGCGGCGATCCTGCAGACGATCATCGGGCTCATGGTGTTCCTCGCCTACGCGACGACCCCGGCCGTCGCGCGTCGGCTCGGCGCGGGCGACGAGCGGGGCGCGGTCGCGGCGGGCATCGACGGACTCTGGCTCGCACTCGGCATCGGCATCGTGCTCGCGGTCGCGGGGTGGTTCGCGAGCCCCTGGCTCGTCGGGGCGTTCGGAGCGACCGAGGATGTCTCGGCCGAGGCATCCACCTATCTGTCGATCTCGATGGCGGGGCTGCCCGCGATGCTGCTCGTGTTCGCGGCCACCGGGCTCCTCCGCGGCCTGCAAGACACGCGCACGCCGCTGTGGGTCGCCGGCATCGGGTTCGGCGTCAACATCGTGCTCAATTGCGTGTTCATCTACGTCGCGGGCTGGGGCCTCGCGGGGTCGGCGACGGGCACCGTCATCGCACAGTGGGGCATGGTCGCCGTGTACCTCGCAGTCGTCTGGCGGCACGCCGCGCGCGCAGGCGCGAGCCCGTGGCCGCACCACGCCGGCGTGCTGCGCGGGGCTGCATCGGGCGGGTGGCTGTTCCTCCGCACGGCGAGCCTGCGGGTCGCGCTCCTCGTCGCGACGTGGTCGGCGACGGCGCTCGGGCCCGACGAGCTCGCGGCCTACCAGATCGTCATCTCGCTCTACTTCACGCTCGGCTTCGCACTCGACGCGCTCGCGATCGCGGCGCAGGCGCTCGTCGGTCGCGGGCTCGGAGCGGAGGATGTCTCGCACGTGCGCGCCGTGCTCAAGCGGTGCCTGCAGTGGGGGCTCATCGCGGGTGCGGTCGCGGGCGTCGTCGTCATCGCGCTCGCGTGGGTGCTCCCCGCGCTCTTCACGTCGTCTGAAACCGTGCGGGCGATGCTGCCGCCCTCGCTCGTCGTGCTCGGGCTCTCCGCCCCGCTCGGCGGCGTCGTGTTCGTGCTCGACGGCGTGCTCATCGGGGCGGGCGACGCCCGCTACCTCGCGTGGACCGGCCTCGTGAACCTCGCGGTCTACATCCCGCTCGCGCTCGGCGTCGTGCAGTGGGCGAACGGGGCGGGGCACGAGGCATCCGTCGCCCTCGCCCTCATGACGGCCGCGTTCGTCATCGGCTATCTCGCCGCCCGCTGCGTGACCCTCGCGCTCCGCGCGCGCGGGGCGAAGTGGATGGTGACGGGGGCGCCGTGA
- a CDS encoding YccF domain-containing protein has product MKTLLNIIWLVLAGLWLWIGYAIAGVVMCILIVTIPWGIAAFRIAGYAIWPFGRQVVSKPTSGAWSFLGNVVWVLLAGWWLALEHLLTGLVLCLTIIGIPLGIANFKLIPVSLAPLGKEIVDKP; this is encoded by the coding sequence ATGAAGACGCTGCTCAACATCATCTGGCTCGTGCTCGCCGGCCTCTGGCTGTGGATCGGGTACGCGATCGCGGGTGTCGTCATGTGCATCCTCATCGTGACCATCCCGTGGGGCATCGCTGCGTTCCGCATCGCCGGCTACGCGATCTGGCCGTTCGGCCGCCAGGTCGTGTCGAAGCCGACGTCGGGCGCGTGGTCGTTCCTCGGCAACGTCGTGTGGGTGCTCCTCGCGGGCTGGTGGCTCGCGCTCGAGCATCTGCTCACGGGGCTCGTGCTCTGCCTCACGATCATCGGCATCCCGCTCGGCATCGCGAACTTCAAGCTCATCCCGGTCTCGCTCGCCCCGCTCGGCAAAGAGATCGTCGACAAGCCTTGA
- a CDS encoding nuclear transport factor 2 family protein, protein MFSATTATTPTTPAADEVADRLAIRALVDAYAHFADTRQPEQQADLYADGARTFVFTPASDEPVQVLTTRAEHVEGFGVLEQYAITTHFNGQSIVTFDGAAGADASGESYCLAHHVLEGDTDGGRQLIVMAIRYRDAFTRVDGAWRFAERRLHIDWTETRALEV, encoded by the coding sequence ATGTTCTCCGCAACGACAGCAACGACCCCCACGACCCCCGCCGCCGACGAGGTCGCCGACCGCCTCGCGATCCGCGCGCTCGTCGATGCCTACGCCCACTTCGCCGACACCCGGCAGCCCGAGCAGCAGGCCGACCTCTACGCCGACGGCGCCCGCACCTTCGTCTTCACACCGGCGTCCGACGAGCCCGTGCAAGTGCTCACGACGCGGGCCGAGCACGTCGAGGGCTTCGGCGTGCTCGAGCAGTACGCGATCACGACGCACTTCAACGGGCAGTCGATCGTCACGTTCGACGGCGCGGCCGGCGCGGATGCCTCGGGCGAGAGCTACTGCCTCGCGCACCACGTGCTCGAAGGCGACACCGACGGCGGCCGGCAGCTCATCGTCATGGCGATCCGCTACCGCGACGCCTTCACCCGCGTCGACGGCGCCTGGCGCTTCGCCGAGCGCCGGCTCCACATCGACTGGACCGAGACGCGGGCGCTCGAGGTGTGA
- a CDS encoding TetR family transcriptional regulator, which yields MVEPAAVAPVAAGGARELTRRAVRAQVSQLAVALVFEQGFDATTVDDICAVAGISRSTFFRYFPTKEAALFGDMADAGTELLAALQARPEDEAPWVALRRASDPLIDRYLGDPAQALRFAKLITGTPTLAAWHREKNAHEYELLRPELARRLGIDAADASDPRVSALLAAALGCVDAAVAAWVEVGEEARLGDLLDRAMGAIASA from the coding sequence ATGGTCGAACCAGCAGCCGTCGCACCGGTCGCCGCGGGCGGCGCTCGCGAACTCACGCGCCGCGCCGTACGTGCGCAGGTCTCGCAGCTCGCCGTCGCACTCGTCTTCGAGCAAGGATTCGACGCGACGACGGTCGACGACATCTGCGCCGTCGCGGGCATTTCGCGCAGCACGTTCTTCCGCTACTTCCCGACGAAAGAGGCCGCGCTTTTCGGCGACATGGCCGACGCCGGCACCGAACTCCTCGCCGCACTGCAGGCGCGGCCCGAAGACGAAGCGCCGTGGGTCGCGCTCCGCCGCGCGTCCGACCCGCTCATCGATCGCTACCTCGGCGACCCCGCGCAGGCGCTGCGCTTCGCGAAGCTCATCACGGGCACGCCCACCCTGGCCGCGTGGCACCGCGAGAAGAACGCCCACGAGTACGAACTCCTCCGCCCCGAACTCGCCCGACGCCTCGGGATCGACGCGGCCGATGCATCCGACCCGCGCGTGAGCGCGCTCCTCGCGGCCGCGCTCGGCTGCGTCGACGCCGCCGTCGCAGCCTGGGTCGAAGTCGGCGAGGAGGCGCGCCTCGGCGACCTGCTCGACCGGGCGATGGGCGCCATCGCATCCGCGTGA
- a CDS encoding SDR family NAD(P)-dependent oxidoreductase, producing the protein MARTALITGASSGLGVEFARQLAAKGADLVLVARDAESLERVADEVRAKTGRTVEVLAADLVDPADLARVTARVADAEHPIDLLVNNAGFGLPLDFAANDIEDEARHLALHVEVPMRLSHAALQGMLARGSGKIVNVASVAGFIPRSTYGACKGWLISFSRWANGRYRGEGVTTTAVCPGFTHTDFHARMGLPKGQEGIKPFMWLDARTVVSQGLRDAARGKAVSVPSLRYKTLVGLSRLAPPSLAARVGEQGRSR; encoded by the coding sequence ATGGCCAGAACCGCACTCATCACCGGCGCGAGCTCAGGACTCGGCGTCGAGTTCGCCCGCCAGCTCGCTGCGAAGGGCGCCGACCTCGTGCTCGTCGCGCGCGACGCGGAGTCGCTCGAGCGCGTCGCCGACGAGGTGCGGGCGAAGACCGGACGCACGGTCGAGGTCCTGGCGGCCGACCTCGTCGATCCTGCAGACCTCGCCCGCGTCACCGCACGCGTCGCCGATGCCGAGCACCCGATCGACCTCCTCGTCAACAACGCGGGCTTCGGCCTTCCGCTCGACTTCGCGGCCAACGACATCGAGGACGAGGCGCGCCATCTGGCCCTCCACGTCGAGGTGCCCATGCGGCTCTCGCACGCGGCGCTCCAGGGCATGCTCGCGCGCGGGAGCGGCAAGATCGTCAACGTCGCGTCGGTCGCGGGGTTCATCCCCCGCTCCACGTACGGCGCGTGCAAAGGATGGCTCATCTCGTTCAGCCGGTGGGCGAACGGCCGCTACCGCGGCGAAGGCGTGACGACGACGGCCGTCTGCCCGGGCTTCACGCACACCGACTTCCACGCGCGCATGGGACTGCCGAAGGGCCAGGAGGGCATCAAGCCGTTCATGTGGCTCGATGCGCGCACGGTCGTCTCGCAGGGCCTTCGTGATGCAGCGCGCGGCAAGGCGGTGTCGGTCCCGTCGCTGCGGTACAAGACCCTCGTCGGCCTGTCGCGGCTCGCGCCGCCGTCGCTCGCGGCGCGCGTCGGCGAGCAGGGGCGCTCGCGCTGA
- a CDS encoding MFS transporter, with the protein MASWVARIPAVRDFNELTTQGVGLVILAGSIASVVGLVVAPLVIGRFGPRTGMAATLIVVAVGLVSIGIGSSVVPSIPLVVLGLALFGFGNGAVDVIMNVDAAEVERELGRTVMPLMHAFFSFGTVAGAGLAAGASALAIDVAPHLAVVAVVIVVAVLVAVRFVPVRDAYGVTDASADAAPRTTFWTRVRKNLAVWADLRLLLIGLVMLGMAFAEGSANDWIALAVVDGHHMDATTAAAIFTVFTIAMTAARVIGGPVLDRFGRVPVIRTLAVIGALGLGLFIFGTEPWMLVVGTILWGVGCSLGFPVGMSAAADVPDRAESAARVSAVAMIGYTAFLVGPPLLGFLGQHFGILNALLVLLGLLVLAGLAAPSVRERAPRD; encoded by the coding sequence ATGGCGAGCTGGGTCGCCCGCATCCCCGCCGTGCGCGACTTCAACGAGCTCACGACGCAGGGCGTCGGCCTCGTGATCCTCGCGGGCTCGATCGCGTCGGTGGTCGGCCTTGTCGTGGCGCCGCTCGTCATCGGCCGCTTCGGCCCGCGCACGGGCATGGCCGCGACCCTCATCGTCGTCGCCGTCGGACTCGTCTCGATCGGCATCGGCTCGTCGGTCGTGCCGTCGATCCCGCTCGTCGTCCTCGGCCTCGCGCTCTTCGGGTTCGGCAACGGCGCCGTCGACGTCATCATGAACGTCGACGCGGCCGAGGTCGAACGCGAGCTCGGCCGCACGGTCATGCCCCTCATGCACGCCTTCTTCAGCTTCGGCACCGTCGCCGGCGCGGGCCTCGCGGCCGGGGCGTCCGCCCTCGCAATCGACGTCGCGCCGCACCTCGCGGTCGTCGCCGTCGTCATCGTCGTCGCCGTGCTCGTCGCCGTGCGCTTCGTGCCGGTGCGCGACGCCTACGGCGTGACGGATGCCTCGGCCGACGCCGCACCCCGCACGACCTTCTGGACGCGCGTGCGCAAGAACCTCGCCGTGTGGGCCGACCTGCGGCTCCTGCTCATCGGCCTCGTCATGCTCGGCATGGCCTTCGCCGAGGGCAGCGCGAACGACTGGATCGCCCTCGCCGTCGTCGACGGCCACCACATGGACGCGACGACCGCCGCGGCGATCTTCACGGTCTTCACCATCGCCATGACCGCCGCACGCGTCATCGGCGGACCCGTGCTCGACCGGTTCGGCCGGGTGCCCGTCATCCGCACGCTCGCCGTCATCGGCGCTCTCGGCCTCGGCCTGTTCATCTTCGGCACCGAGCCGTGGATGCTCGTCGTCGGCACGATCCTCTGGGGCGTCGGCTGCTCGCTCGGGTTCCCCGTCGGCATGTCGGCCGCCGCCGACGTGCCCGACCGCGCCGAGTCGGCCGCGCGCGTGTCGGCGGTTGCCATGATCGGCTACACGGCGTTCCTCGTCGGCCCGCCGCTGCTGGGCTTCCTCGGGCAGCACTTCGGGATTCTGAACGCGCTGCTCGTGCTGCTGGGGCTGCTCGTGCTGGCCGGGCTCGCCGCGCCGTCGGTGCGGGAGCGCGCTCCCCGCGACTGA